AATAAGCATGCAAAGCTGGCTGTCGGCAGGCGTAAGCTGGGGAAAACGCAGGACAAGGCGCTTGGAAGCGCCCTTGTAAACTCGGTCCGTAAGGCTCTGCAAATAGTTCCACTGGCTATCCGCAAGGAATTTGGGCTGGGCGCGCAACTGTTTCACCACTTCGTCTGCATCTATCATGGCAGAAGCAAGTGCCTGCACCTGCCCGTCGAGTAACCGGACACGCTCGCTCTCCTTTTGCAACAGTTCCAATTCGCGAGGCATAGGGTGGTCTTCATACTCCTTGAGGCGGATACGCAGTGATTCGTTTTCTGCATACAAACGGCCTCCGTGCTCCATGAGGTTCGTCAGCGAACTATGCACTTCCTCACGCTCTTCGTCGGTAAGCGACATCTCTTTCAGGCACTCTTCCAGTCCCTCCCGTTCGCGTTCATTGTTGCGCAAGCGCTGTTCGTTCTCACTCAGGCTGATAAGGTAATTGCGATGACGACGCTCTTTCTTGAACCGGATAAGGCTGAACAGCATAGCAGCGGAAATACAGAACATCAACACAGAAAACACTCCCCAAAGGAAACGCTCGTAACCCCTGACGGGCTTTAGCCGCAGACGCTTCCCATCGGAAAGTTCCTTTATCAGATTGTATTCACGATGCAAGTCGGAAATCAGACGGACGGCCTGTGCACTGTCGGCAGCACCGAACTGCACCAGCGAGTCGGCACGGACGAGGGATTGTTCGTAGTCCATCAACGTTTTACCGGAAGGTTTTGAACAAGCTGTCAGCCCCACAAGGAGAACCGGCAAGAGAAAGAAAGGGATGTGTTTCATCTTGGAATGTTGTGTTTATAATAAATGGATTCTTTAGAACTCACTTGTAAAGTGGAACTTGATATGCTTAAAGTCCATCTGTGCCATCTGCAACACATATCCGCTATCTGCCAAGAAGACATCCCTGCCCTCGCGGTCTTTCGCCATATATTGATACTTACGTTTCTTGAAGGCTTCCAATTCTTCGGCGTCGTCGCTCTCTATCCAACAAGCCTTATACAAACTGACCGGCTCCCAACGGCACTTTGCGCTATATTCATTCTCCAAGCGATATTGGATAACCTCAAACTGAAGCTGTCCTACCGTACCGATAATTTTACGCCCGTTAAACTGGTTGACGAACAACTGAGCCACACCTTCATCCATCAACTGGTCGATACCTTTGGCAAGCTGTTTCTGCTTCATCGGATCGGCATTCTCTATATACTTGAACATTTCCGGGGAGAAACTCGGCAACCCCTTGAAGTGTAAAGCCTCACCTTCGGTCAGTGTATCGCCGATCTTGAAAGTTCCGTTATCCGGCAGACCGATAATATCGCCGGCCCAAGCCTCATCGACAGTGGTCTTGCGCTGTGCCATAAACTGTGTAGGTGACGAGAAACGCATCGTCTTGCCATGACGCACGTGCAGGTATGGGGCATTCCGCGTAAACTTACCCGAACATATTTTACAGAATGCGATACACGAACGATGGTTAGGGTCGATATTGGCGGTAATCTTGAATACAAAACCTGTGAATTTGGATTCTTCCGGTTCCACCTCGCGTTCCTCTGCTTTTACCGGACGGGGACCGGGGGCTATCTCCACGAAACAATCCAAGAGTTCCTGTACGCCAAAATTATTCAGTGCCGAACCAAAGAATACAGGAGCAAGTTCGCCTTTCAAGTATTCTTCCTTATCAAATTCCGGATAAACACCGTCTATAAGTTCCAACTCGCCACGCAGCTTGTCCGCCAACTGGGAACCGATCTGCTTATCCAGTTCCTCTGTATCGACATCCACCTCCACCTTCTCGGTCACCACCTGCTTGGAAGGCTGATAAAGATTCAGATTATGTTCATAGATATTATAAACACCCTTGAAGCGGACACCGCTTTCGATAGGCCAGGTCAGTGGGCGTACATGGATGGAAAGTTCTTCTTCCAGCTCATCGAGCAAGTCAAACGGATCTTTGGCCTCACGGTCCATCTTATTGATAAAAATAATTACCGGTGTATTGCGCATACGGCATACCTCCATCAGCTTGCGGGTTTGCGTTTCCACACCCTTTGCGCCATCCACCACGATGATTACGCTGTCCACAGCCGTCAATGTACGATAGGTGTCTTCGGCAAAGTCCTGATGACCCGGAGTATCAAGGATATTGATCTTATAATCGTGGTAATCAAACTCCATCACGGAAGTCGTTACAGAGATTCCACGCTGTTTTTCTATATCCATCCAGTCTGACGTCGCTGTCTTTTTTATCTTATTGCTCTTTACGGCTCCCGCCACCTGGATTTGTCCGCCGAAAAGCAACAGTTTCTCGGTCAACGACGTTTTACCGGCATCCGGATGTGCGATAATCGCAAACGTCCGCCTTCTTTCTATTTCTTGGTTTGCCATATATAATATAGGTTCATTTATCAATAAACATGATTCCACTATTTTTCCAATTCCTCAATACACGCCTGCAAACTATCTTCCCAATGAGGAATTTCAATACCGAATGTTTTCTTTATCTTGCTCTTGTCTAACACAGAATAATGCGGGCGCGGTGCTTTGGCAGGAAACTCATCCGTATGCAACGGACTTACCTTGCAAGTCGTTATCCCCGCCAACCGATGGATGGCCAAAGTAAAATCATACCAAGAGCAAACTCCTTCATCACTGAAATGATAAATGCCGGGAACAATGCCCCGGTTGACTGCTGTAAAAATAACACGTGCCAAGTCATTGGCATACGTCGGTGTACCTATCTGGTCGAAAACAACACCCAACGTTTCACGCTCACGTCCCAAACGGAGCATTGTCTTCACGAAGTTATTGCCATAAACGGAATACAACCATGCCGTACGGATAATCATCGCACGGCTGCAATTCTTCATGACCGCCTGCTCTCCGGCCAGCTTGGTAGAACCATATACCGAATTGGGACAAGGAGGCATATCTTCCGTATAAGGAAGATGTCCCGTTCCATCGAACACATAATCCGTTGATACCTGTATCAATACAGCGCCGCGAGCTTCGGCAGCCGCTGCCAGATACCCCGGTGCAAGATGGTTCAGCTTGTCACAAAGTTCCACATTATCTTCCGCCTTATCCACTGCCGTGTATGCAGCGCAATTGACGATTACATCCACCTGATGGTCGGCAACAAATGTGTGTACTGCCTGTTCGTCGCAGATATCCAATTCTTGTACGTCTGTAAAGTAATAGGTGTGTTGGAAATTCTCCTGCGACAACACTCGCATTTCATTGCCAAGTTGACCGTTGGCTCCGGTTATTAAAATATTCATTAAAAAAGTTACACTTATAATTGATGTTACGATGAACAATTCTTTATTTAGTCCAGTTCCAATTCACCCCGTTTCTCCTTATCATAATAATTGGCAAGCAATGAAATGAAACTGCTGACAGCTTCTATCGCCTTGGCTGTACCCTGGCTGATTTCTTTCTTCTGCAATTTCAGTAACAGCACTCCGTAAAGAGCTTCGAAGCAAGTCTCCAGTTCTGATTCTTCTTTCTGACTACCTTTCCGGCGCAACTCCACAATGAAAGGCAATGCCTTGAAATATGATACATTATAAAACGGATATTTAGTGGAAGCGAGCAGCCCTGCATGAAGTTCCGTCAGGTTCTGTATCACGTTCCGATTGATTTGCAGATGCCCCTTTTCTTTCACCCCTTCGGTCTGCATCATACCGACGAGGTTTCCGTACCATTCTTCCAGTGCAGGACGTTCTTTTTCCGGGTATCGGGAAACAATATTGCGGCATATTTCATCAACATCGCACTTGTTGGCACGAATCAGATCCTCTACCTGCCACATATATATAAGGTATTCGGCTATGTTCTTTTCTTTCAGTTGCTGTGCAATCTTCATTCTCAAATTATCAATTAGTACAACGACTCTCCCATCAGCGTAAACACCAATCCGAGCACGGACACCACGATGACAATGCTTCCGATGATACGGTTCAATATCCAAATGCCGCGCAGGTTGAATTGCTTACGGA
Above is a window of Bacteroides helcogenes P 36-108 DNA encoding:
- a CDS encoding helix-turn-helix transcriptional regulator, with product MKHIPFFLLPVLLVGLTACSKPSGKTLMDYEQSLVRADSLVQFGAADSAQAVRLISDLHREYNLIKELSDGKRLRLKPVRGYERFLWGVFSVLMFCISAAMLFSLIRFKKERRHRNYLISLSENEQRLRNNEREREGLEECLKEMSLTDEEREEVHSSLTNLMEHGGRLYAENESLRIRLKEYEDHPMPRELELLQKESERVRLLDGQVQALASAMIDADEVVKQLRAQPKFLADSQWNYLQSLTDRVYKGASKRLVLRFPQLTPADSQLCMLIRLRFSNAQISTLIAVSPASVSQQKFRLKKRMMQADDRLFADGEALEWVIGNC
- a CDS encoding peptide chain release factor 3; amino-acid sequence: MANQEIERRRTFAIIAHPDAGKTSLTEKLLLFGGQIQVAGAVKSNKIKKTATSDWMDIEKQRGISVTTSVMEFDYHDYKINILDTPGHQDFAEDTYRTLTAVDSVIIVVDGAKGVETQTRKLMEVCRMRNTPVIIFINKMDREAKDPFDLLDELEEELSIHVRPLTWPIESGVRFKGVYNIYEHNLNLYQPSKQVVTEKVEVDVDTEELDKQIGSQLADKLRGELELIDGVYPEFDKEEYLKGELAPVFFGSALNNFGVQELLDCFVEIAPGPRPVKAEEREVEPEESKFTGFVFKITANIDPNHRSCIAFCKICSGKFTRNAPYLHVRHGKTMRFSSPTQFMAQRKTTVDEAWAGDIIGLPDNGTFKIGDTLTEGEALHFKGLPSFSPEMFKYIENADPMKQKQLAKGIDQLMDEGVAQLFVNQFNGRKIIGTVGQLQFEVIQYRLENEYSAKCRWEPVSLYKACWIESDDAEELEAFKKRKYQYMAKDREGRDVFLADSGYVLQMAQMDFKHIKFHFTSEF
- the rfbD gene encoding dTDP-4-dehydrorhamnose reductase, giving the protein MNILITGANGQLGNEMRVLSQENFQHTYYFTDVQELDICDEQAVHTFVADHQVDVIVNCAAYTAVDKAEDNVELCDKLNHLAPGYLAAAAEARGAVLIQVSTDYVFDGTGHLPYTEDMPPCPNSVYGSTKLAGEQAVMKNCSRAMIIRTAWLYSVYGNNFVKTMLRLGRERETLGVVFDQIGTPTYANDLARVIFTAVNRGIVPGIYHFSDEGVCSWYDFTLAIHRLAGITTCKVSPLHTDEFPAKAPRPHYSVLDKSKIKKTFGIEIPHWEDSLQACIEELEK
- a CDS encoding DUF4924 family protein, whose amino-acid sequence is MKIAQQLKEKNIAEYLIYMWQVEDLIRANKCDVDEICRNIVSRYPEKERPALEEWYGNLVGMMQTEGVKEKGHLQINRNVIQNLTELHAGLLASTKYPFYNVSYFKALPFIVELRRKGSQKEESELETCFEALYGVLLLKLQKKEISQGTAKAIEAVSSFISLLANYYDKEKRGELELD